The Methanoculleus thermophilus genome contains a region encoding:
- a CDS encoding ArsB/NhaD family transporter — protein MDTVALIAVAVFLFTYALIIDERIHRAVAAMLGGAIVVFVGIVPWDALLHHIDFGTIFLLLGMMIIVNTARGSGLFEYIAIRTAKLAKGSPIKVLVLFAAVTAIVSAFLDNVTTVLLLTPMLLYIARVMNLNPVPFLVTEIFASNIGGAATLIGDPPNIMIASSAGLTFNEFLIHLGPIMVIDMVILIGLMYAIYGRSMKVNPSERQEMIRVLEGLDERAAIVDRSLFNKSVAVIAFVVLLFFVHDRIGEILHIVLPFVDPAMGLEPAEVALIGAAILLFWSRQSPEEIFEKVEWPALFFFGGLFVIVGALVETGVISSIAAIMIENVDSTGEAMFIVTWFAAIASAIVDNIPLTAAMIPLIHDLGSTMDIYPLWWSLALGACLGGNGTAIGASANVVVIGIAEREGIGITFIDFLKVGMLVLFLTVAVGFGILWLKFVV, from the coding sequence ATGGATACGGTTGCACTGATCGCGGTAGCGGTCTTTCTCTTCACCTACGCGCTCATCATCGACGAGCGGATCCACCGGGCGGTCGCCGCCATGCTCGGCGGCGCGATCGTCGTCTTCGTCGGGATCGTCCCCTGGGATGCACTTCTTCACCATATCGACTTCGGGACAATCTTTCTGCTCCTCGGGATGATGATCATCGTCAATACCGCCCGCGGCAGCGGTCTCTTTGAATATATTGCAATACGGACAGCAAAACTCGCTAAAGGCAGCCCGATCAAGGTTCTCGTCCTCTTTGCGGCCGTAACGGCGATCGTGAGCGCGTTTCTTGACAACGTCACCACTGTTCTTCTTCTCACCCCGATGCTCCTCTACATCGCGAGGGTGATGAACCTCAACCCCGTCCCGTTCCTGGTCACGGAGATCTTTGCCTCGAACATTGGCGGGGCGGCGACGCTCATCGGGGACCCGCCGAACATCATGATTGCATCCTCTGCAGGACTGACGTTCAACGAGTTCCTGATCCACCTTGGGCCCATCATGGTCATCGATATGGTCATCCTCATCGGGTTGATGTACGCCATCTATGGTCGGTCCATGAAGGTGAACCCCAGTGAGCGCCAGGAGATGATCAGGGTACTTGAGGGACTTGACGAACGGGCGGCTATCGTCGACCGGTCCCTCTTCAACAAGTCGGTGGCCGTGATCGCCTTCGTGGTTCTCCTCTTCTTTGTCCACGACCGAATCGGGGAGATCCTGCATATTGTACTGCCGTTCGTCGACCCGGCGATGGGGCTTGAACCCGCAGAGGTGGCCCTTATCGGGGCGGCGATCCTCCTCTTCTGGAGCCGGCAGTCGCCTGAGGAGATCTTTGAGAAAGTCGAGTGGCCCGCCCTCTTCTTCTTCGGCGGACTCTTCGTCATCGTCGGCGCCCTCGTCGAGACCGGCGTCATATCGAGCATCGCCGCGATCATGATCGAGAACGTCGACTCGACCGGGGAGGCGATGTTCATAGTGACCTGGTTTGCGGCCATCGCCTCGGCAATCGTGGACAACATCCCCCTGACCGCGGCGATGATCCCGCTCATCCACGACCTCGGATCGACGATGGACATCTACCCGCTCTGGTGGTCGCTTGCCCTCGGTGCGTGCCTTGGCGGCAACGGCACCGCCATTGGAGCATCGGCAAACGTCGTCGTCATCGGTATCGCCGAGCGGGAAGGGATCGGCATCACGTTCATTGACTTCCTCAAAGTTGGAATGCTCGTGCTCTTCCTGACGGTAGCGGTAGGGTTTGGAATACTCTGGTTGAAATTTGTGGTGTGA